One genomic window of Armatimonadota bacterium includes the following:
- a CDS encoding (d)CMP kinase: MPRQLSIAIDGPAGSGKTTIAREVARRLGYKYIDTGAMYRAAAWKSLELGIPLEDEKRIVQMVERMDIRFEVGDGSRILADGQDVSTAIRTPEVTRLSSPISAIPGVRRRLVALQKKMGGEGGCVMEGRDIGSVVMPHAEVKVFLTASVEERARRRYAEMLHSGMHADLVTLRGEIEERDQRDSTRAHSPLTRVPDAVEIATDGITIEQVVEMVMSLCRERLAG, encoded by the coding sequence ATGCCCAGACAGCTTTCCATAGCCATAGACGGTCCGGCGGGATCCGGGAAGACGACCATCGCGCGAGAGGTCGCCCGCAGGCTCGGGTACAAGTACATAGACACCGGGGCAATGTATCGAGCCGCCGCCTGGAAGTCGCTTGAACTCGGCATACCGCTCGAGGACGAGAAACGCATTGTGCAGATGGTCGAGCGCATGGACATCCGGTTCGAGGTCGGCGACGGCTCCCGGATACTCGCCGACGGTCAGGATGTCTCGACCGCTATCCGTACGCCGGAGGTGACTCGCCTTTCCTCGCCGATATCGGCAATACCTGGTGTCCGCAGGCGGCTCGTCGCGCTCCAGAAAAAGATGGGAGGGGAGGGCGGCTGCGTCATGGAGGGCCGGGACATCGGTTCGGTCGTAATGCCTCACGCCGAAGTCAAGGTCTTCTTGACAGCCTCGGTCGAGGAACGCGCGCGCCGCCGTTACGCCGAGATGCTTCATTCCGGGATGCACGCAGACCTCGTCACTCTCAGGGGCGAGATCGAGGAGCGCGACCAGCGTGACAGCACACGCGCCCACAGCCCGCTCACTCGCGTACCGGATGCCGTCGAGATCGCCACCGACGGGATCACGATCGAACAGGTGGTCGAGATGGTGATGTCGCTCTGCCGGGAGAGATTGGCAGGGTAA